One region of Anaeromyxobacter paludicola genomic DNA includes:
- a CDS encoding glycosyltransferase family 4 protein, translating to MRIGIVTEHYGPGSSGVVDHVRHFAREARRLGHAVKIVTGGAPAGCAPEDGPEVIRLGSSRPLLHGGALTRVSTGLGTSRAMREVLARERFDVVHVHCPLTPVLPLLALHHATGPVVGTFHGQFRPWLPLRLGRGVLQRYLDRLDAAVAVSRACLTALRGRLRADFAIIPNGVDLERFARGRRLRRYDDGRVNVLFAGRPEPRGGLDRMIAAFLVLRAQLDCRLLVLGEGPLLPRYKALVPVEAREEVVFAGEVGDARPDWFATADVVCAPTRSATFGMPLLEAMAAGKPVIASDVDGHREVLRQGREGELVDPDDERAWARAILRATREPARGAALGERGRQTAQRYAWPVVAREVLALYRSIGVRG from the coding sequence GTGCGGATCGGCATCGTGACCGAGCACTACGGCCCCGGGAGCTCGGGCGTGGTGGATCACGTCCGGCACTTCGCTCGCGAGGCGCGGCGGCTCGGCCACGCGGTCAAGATCGTGACCGGCGGCGCCCCGGCCGGCTGCGCCCCGGAGGACGGGCCGGAGGTGATCCGGCTCGGCTCCTCGCGGCCGCTCCTCCACGGCGGCGCCCTCACGCGGGTCTCGACCGGGCTCGGCACCTCCCGCGCGATGCGCGAGGTGCTGGCCCGCGAGCGGTTCGACGTGGTCCACGTCCACTGCCCGCTCACGCCGGTGCTGCCGCTGCTGGCGCTCCACCACGCCACCGGGCCGGTGGTCGGCACCTTCCACGGGCAGTTCCGGCCCTGGCTCCCGCTCCGGCTCGGGCGCGGGGTGCTGCAGCGGTACCTCGACCGGCTCGACGCGGCCGTCGCGGTCTCGCGCGCCTGCCTCACCGCCCTGCGCGGCCGGCTGCGCGCCGACTTCGCCATCATCCCGAACGGCGTGGACCTGGAGCGCTTCGCGCGCGGGCGGCGGCTCCGCCGGTACGACGACGGGCGGGTGAACGTGCTGTTCGCCGGGCGGCCCGAGCCGCGCGGCGGGCTCGACCGGATGATCGCCGCCTTCCTGGTCCTCCGCGCGCAGCTCGACTGCCGGCTGCTCGTGCTGGGGGAGGGGCCGCTCCTCCCGCGCTACAAGGCGCTCGTGCCGGTCGAGGCCCGCGAGGAGGTGGTCTTCGCGGGCGAGGTGGGCGACGCGCGCCCGGACTGGTTCGCGACCGCCGACGTGGTCTGCGCCCCGACCCGGAGCGCCACCTTCGGCATGCCGCTCCTCGAGGCGATGGCGGCGGGCAAGCCGGTGATCGCGTCGGACGTGGACGGCCACCGCGAGGTGCTGCGCCAGGGGCGCGAGGGGGAGCTGGTGGACCCCGACGACGAGCGCGCCTGGGCGCGGGCCATCCTGCGGGCGACGCGCGAGCCGGCCCGGGGCGCGGCGCTGGGCGAGCGGGGACGGCAGACGGCCCAGCGGTACGCCTGGCCGGTGGTGGCGCGGGAGGTGCTCGCGCTGTACCGCTCGATCGGCGTGAGGGGGTAG